A window of Ignavibacteriales bacterium genomic DNA:
CGTTGAACAATTCCGGCAGGTATTCGAAGAAGGGCCGGTGGGCATGATGCTCGTGAAACTCGACGGAGAGATACTGAAAGTCAACAAGGCGTTCTGCGCCATGGTGGGATATTCCGAACCCGAGCTCCGGAGAATCACTTTTGACGGCATCACGCATCACGAGGATGTCGGGAAGGACGTTGAGCGCATCCAGCTTCTCGCGAAGGCGGAGATTGCCAATTACCGGACGGAGAAACGCTTCCTTACGCAGAAGGGAGACGTGATCTGGGGACTTTTGACCGTGTCTGTTGTCAGAGAAGCTGATGGGACTCCGTTGTACGCCGTACGCATCATCGAGGACATCACGGCGCGCAAACGCGGCGAAGAGGAACTGGAACAATCGCTCTCTGTCCTGCGCGCGACGCTGGAATCGTCGACGGATGGCATTCTTGTCGTGGACGAGACTGGCCGGGTTGTGAACTACAACCGGAAATTCGTCGAGATGTGGAAGATCCCTCAAAGGATCATGCTCGAACGAGATGAAAACATTACGATCGCCTCGATGCTCGAACAGGTCGAGGATTATCGTGACTTTCAGGAGACGCTGAGGGCCGTGTACGCTCAACCCGAGATGGAAAGCTTCGACATCCTTGGATTGAAAGATGGAAGGATCGTGGAACGCTATTCAAAGCCGCAGAAGATCGGGGGAAAGACGGTCGGGAGGGTCTGGAGTTTTCGGGACGTGACCCAGCGGCTCCGGTCGGAGGAGGAACGGCGGACATCGGAGGAAAAATACCGAGCCCTTTTCGAGGAATCAAAAGACGTGGTCTTCATCAGCACGCCAGATGGAAAATTCCTCGACATCAACCCGGCTGGAGTGGAGCTCTTTGGATATTCCAGCAAAGAAGAATTACTTGAGGTCGATATTGCTCATGACGTGTACATCGACTCCGAAGCGAGGATGAGAGCCGGCGAGTTGCTCGCCGAGCAGGGGTATCTGAAAGAGCATCTGACACAGGCGAGAACGAAAGACGGGCGGAAGCTCATGGTCCTGGAGACCACGACGGCGGTCCGGGATCTGTCGGGCAACGTGATTGCCTACCGCGGCATTCTCCGCGACGTGACAGAACAACACCGGCTCGAGGAGCAATTGCGCCAGGTCCAGCGGATGGAAAGTGTCGGCACGCTGGCGGGGGGCATCGCTCATGATTTTAACAACATCCTTTCGATTGCAATCGGATACCTCGCGCGCTTCGAGAAGCAGGGAACCGATCCCGCGTCGCAGGCCCACACTGTCGATTCCATCCGCAAGGCGCTCGCGCGCGGAACCGGATTGGTCCAGCAACTCCTGACATTTGCCCGAAAGACCAGCGGTGTCCAGGAAGCCGTCCGCGTGAATGAGCTCGTCCAGGAATTGACCGTATTGGTGACCGAAGCGTTTCCTTCGAGCATCCGGTTTGATGTCACGCTTGGAGCGAACGTTCCTCTGCTTCTCGCCGATCCTGGTCAACTGCAACAGGCGATGATGAACCTCTGCATCAACGCGCGGGACGCTATGATCGATGGTCCGGTTGGGAAAAAGGCTGGAGGGACGCTGACGATCGAAACCGCTCGCGCGCAGGGGAGCGGCCTCACCGGCCGATTCCCCGCTGCTGTGGAAAAAGAGTATGTGCTCATCCGCGTTCAGGATACGGGGGTTGGTATGGATGAGGCGACGAAGGGGAGAATGTTCGAGCCTTTTTTCACGACCAAGCCCCCAGGGAAGGGAACAGGATTGGGTCTCTCGGTCGTCTATGGTGTTGTAGACGGCCATCGCGGATTCATTGACGTGGAGACTGAACCGGGAACAGGAACGTCGATCTCTTTGTACTTTCCCGTCGTGCCTGTCGAGGAACATGTTTCTTCCGAAGACCTCTATCAGGAGCCGGTGCAGGGCTCAGGCGAAACGGTGCTGCTGGTTGAAGACGAAGAGATGCTGCTCGATCTCCTTCAAGCACTCCTTGAAGAGAATGGATACCGCGTGCTGACAGCAAAGGATGGCATGGAAGCCGTGGACGTGTACACGGCACACGGAAATGAAATCAGTATTGTGCTTTCCGATATGGGTTTGCCAAAACTCGGAGGCTGGGAAGCTTTTCGCAGGATGAAAGTAATGAATCCCCAAATTCGGTGTATCCTCGCGAGCGGGTACTTCGATCCGGATCTCAGAATGGACATGATCAAGGAAGGCGCGATCGATTTCGTTCAGAAGCCGTACGTGCCGAACATAATTCTTGCGCGCATCTACGACGCCATTCACGACGGAAACGGAAGCCCGCCGCAGAAATAGTGCGGCCGTGAGCTCTGGATCAAAAGAAACTTGCTATTGTTCTTCCTTTTCTTTAAGTTTTCACCAGCCCATCAGGGCGTTTTGTTCACGTCAACGGACGGAGATTTATCGATTCATTCGCTACCATACCAGTGCATTGATTCCTCGAGAGTAAGTTCTCGTGGTCACTTACTGACACATCTCGTAGAGCGGCGTGAGACAAGGTAGCGAGTTACGGAGTCCGAAGACGTCGGGCAGGCAAAGTCTGTCCCTTGGCAGACTGATGGGTGGTGCTGCAGCACTCATCCTTGCGCTTTTTTCCCTCGCTTCATCCCTTATTCCTGAAACGAATTCATTTGCCGCACCCCTCGCCGCATTGCCGCGCGAGAAAGCAGAAGTACTCGCTGCATCGCCGGGAAGTTCCCCCGTTCTTCAGGATACCACACGGCGTCGGCCGGCAGGCACGATGTCGCGCCGTGCCCGCGCGCTGGAAAAGAGATCGCAATCGGTCGACACGACCGACGTCACCAAATCAGCTGCCCGAATCCTCGAAGCGATCAAAGCACTGCCGCGTGACTCTTCCGCAAGGCTCGCCTTTCAGCATGTCCGGCGGGATGAGCAGGTCGTGAACCTGCTGAGCCGTCCAAGCCATGCTCTCTACCTTCCCGATCCGATGATCATCCGCACACAACAGACTTTGGATTCCACGAGGCTGGAATACCGTGTGCGGCGGCTCTATGGGACCATGGATACACGGATTCCCCAGACGTTCACGCTCGATGAGTACCGCGAACTCAGGTTGCGGCAGACGATTCGGAAGAACTGGGAGGCGAAAGCCCACGCGTATGAATTGGAAACGGACAAGAAGAAAGGGCTCGGCGATCTCTTCGGTTCGGTGACCAATATCGAGATCCCGGTCCCCAAAAACCCCATTTTCAGCATCTTCGGTCCGAACATCATCCGCATCCAGATCAACGGCGCGGTGGATATCCACGGTGCATTCCGGAATACTGCATCGGACCTGTTCCTCAACAACCCGCTGGCGCAGAGCCGCAGCGAACCCGATTTCAGCCAGGAGGTGCAGGTAAACGTCAAGGGCCAGATTGGCGACAAGCTGACACTCGATGCAGACTGGAACACCCAGCGTCAGTTTGAGTACGAAAACCAGCTGAAGGTTCATTACAAAGGGTATGACGACGACATCATTCAGAGCGTCGAGGCCGGAAACGTCTCGCTGACGACGAACTCCTCTTTCATTTCCAGCAGTTCGGCCCTGTTTGGAATCAAAGCGGGATTCCAGATCGGCCCGTTGAAGCTGACGACGGTCGCTTCGCAGAAGAAAGGCCAGATCAAAGCGCTTTCGGTCTCGGGAGGTGGCAAGCCGACGCCGTTCGAGAGGCGGGCGACAGACTACTCGACAGACTACTACTTTATCGACACCAGCTACATTGCCTGGTTCGATTCAGCCTACATCAATATTCCGCCGGTCGTGAACCTGCGGAAAGAAATACGTGACCTCGAGGTGTGGGTTACCCGCATCGGGAATGAAGATCCGAACGAGCGCGACGTCGTCGCGTTCATGGACCAGAATCAAGTTCTGACGAAACAGGGTGATCCGGCTGCCCGAAGGCAGGAATATGACATGGTGCCTGGTGAAGTCGAGGTTGGAAGGTTCATTCGACTCGATCCCAACTCAGACTACACCTATCATCAGTACGCCGGCTACATCACGCTCAACCGTTCGCTGCAGACCGAGCAGGCGATCGCAGTGGCATATGCGCTTCCAGATCCGACCAATCCGCAGAAGAGCGTCAGCGTGGGTAATTTCGGGTCCCGCGACACTGCGAAAACATCCAAGCTCGTCATGAAACTCGTCCGCCCGCAGAAACTCGGCCCGCAGTACAAAACGGCCTGGCGGATGATGATGAAAAACGTCTATCCGTTGGGCGGCCGCGGTATCAAGAAAGAAGGATTCGAACTCAAGCTCGTCTACGAAGTACCCGGCAAGGAACCTCAGGACAACATCCTGGGCTTGTTCAATCTTCTCGAGGTCTTTGGCCTCGACCGGTACGGCGAACAACCCGGCTCGCCGCCTGACGGCAAGTTCGACTATGCACCGCTTCTTACCATCAACGAAAGCAGGGGAGAATTGATCTTCCCGCGTGCGGAGCCCTTCCTGGATGGAGTCCGGAAGTTCTTCCTGTCGAAGGGGCTGTCGGTCGCCCAGGCCGACTCGTTCGCGTTCAGGGAAGTGTATGACACGACGTTCAATGGTGCATCGAACAGCCAGAGGAACAAGTTCCTGATCCGCGGGTCAACCTCGTCATCGATGGCCTCGACGTATCAGATCGGCTTCAACACGGTGGAAGGAAGCGTCAAAGTTGTTGTCAACGGCAATCAGGCTGTTCTCAACACCGACTATTCCGTCGACTATATCTCAGGACAGGTGACGATTAAGAACCAGGCCCTGCTGGTCCCCGGCGCAAATCTCCAGATCCAGTACGAAGCGAACGACCTCTTGCAGCTCGCGTCCAAATCGCTTCTTGGAGCGCGCGGCGAATTGAACCTGGGGAAGAACTCTTCCTTCGGTTTCACGGTCATGAATCTGAGTCAGCAGTCCCTCAGCGATAAAATCCGACTGGGTGAGGAACCAATCAGCAATACCATCCTGGGCCTGGACGGAGGCACGACGTTTGACCTTGACTTCCTGACGCGGGCTGTGAACTGGCTGCCGGGCGTCCAGACGAATGCCGTCTCCAACATCTCCGTCAAGGGGGAAGCGGCGTATATGAGCCCGAATCCGAATACGCGCACAAGCCCGATCTCCACTGACCATGGTGCGTCAGTCGCGTACATCGATGACTTCGAGGGGTCCCGGAAAACCATTCCGCTCGCCACCCAATATGGGGCATGGCGTGACGCCAGCGTGCCCGAGTTCATCTCGACGCTGGATACTCCGCTGAAGCTGACGAGTCAGGCGAAGATGGAATACAAGGCCAAGCTCGTTTGGTATACTGTGCAGCCAAGCGATGTGTCTGCCACGCAGATCTGGCCCAACAAGAGCGTTCGCGCAGGCCAGGACCAGGTAACGGTGCTGAACCTCTGGTACCGCCCGAATGAACGTGCGGCGTACAACTACTCCATGGATCTCGATACAAAGCTCAGAGCGAATCATCAGAAGACCTGGGCAGGTATCCAGAGGCTGCTTGGATCTACCGCGACGAACCTTCTCGATGAAAATATCAACTTCATCGAACTGTGGGTGCATCTCAACAAGGTACAAAGCACCGTGAAGCTCAACATCGACCTTGGGCTTATCAGCGAGGACGTCATCCCCAACAACCGGCTCGATACGGAAGACGGTCTCGACGGCGGGATCAAGAACGGAATTCTCCGGCCCGGGGAAGACATTGGTATTGACGGATACAGCAATGACCAGGAGAAAATCCAATACCATGATTTCATCACAAGATATCCGGAGTATGCCGAAGATCCGTCCGGCGATGATTGGGTAAGGCCGAATCCGCAGTCCCTGGATCCCAATGACTACAGGGGAATCAACGGGACGGAAAATAACGCGCAGAGCGATGTCGGCCGCTTCCCCGACTCGGAAGATCTGAACCGGAACAACAACGTCGACAGGACGAATAGTTATTTCGAATACGAGCTCTCCCTCGACACGCTGAGCAACGATTTTCGCCAGTTCGTCACCGGCGGGAACAACGGGTGGTACCAGGTACGCATTCCCCTCAATGGCTTCAAACGCAGCATCGGTGACCCCTCGTTCGGCACTGTTGAAGCGATGCGTGTCTGGCTGACGGGCGCCCAGGACGAGACGCTGATCCGGATCGCGGAATTCAACCTTGTCGGAAACCAGTGGGAAGAACTCGTGAAGAACGACAGCACGTTCAGGGTGAGCGTCGTGAACATCGAGGACAACCCGAACTATGTGTCGCCGTCGTCGCTCCCTAGGCAAAGAGATCCAAATCAACCGGACCAGGTCATTCTCCTGAACGAGCAATCCCTCAACCTGATCGTCAATGGCCTGAAGGACGGAGAATCGCGTCAGTCCATCAAGCGATTCCCCACGCGGCCGCTGGATCTGTTCAGCTACCGGGCGATGCAGATGTTCGTTCACGGCGACGAGCGCCCCGGGACGCGCATCCACTACAACGATACGACGAACTATGATCTTGAACTCTTCCTCCGCTTTGGATCCGATTCCCTGAACTACTATGAATACCGGGCGCCGATTCATGCCGGATGGGATCTGAACGATGTCAATATCAGTTTCGCAGAGATCACGGCGATCAAACAGTTCGGCCGTGACTCTCTCACCACTCTCAGTCCGAGAATTCCGGTCCCGGGTGGACCGCCCGGAGCGACCTATCAGGTTCGCGGGCTGCCAACGCTGACGAACATACGGCAAATTGTTGTCGGTGTTCAGAACCCTTCATTCAAAGGCCCGAGCGTCGTCACCACCGAAGTGTGGGTTAACGAACTCCGCCTTACCGATGTGGACAACACGCCCGGCTGGGCGTACCGGTTCGATTCGTCTGTCAAGATCGCTGATATCGCGAACGTGACATTCAACATGACTCAGCGCGATGCGAACTTCCACTCGTTGGAAGACCGATTCGGCACCCGTAATCAGGATCGCAATTGGGCTATCGCAGCTTCCGTTGCGTTCGAAAGATTCCTGCCGCAGAGCTGGGCGGGAACCGGACTCTCCTTTTCCTATTCACGTTCGGAGCAGCTCCAGAATCCCAAATACATGCCGGGGACGGACATCCTCGTTGATCAGGCCTCACAGGTGGTCGCTGACGCCGAGCGGGCGAAGGGCACCCCGGACGCAATCGTGCAGGGAAAAGCAGACTCCGTCCGTCTGCGCACACAGACGCTGAGCGTCTCGGAAACGTTTGCGCTTCCGAATATCAAACTCAACGTCCCGGTCAACTCGTGGCTGGTGACAGAAACGATCAACAAGTTGTCGCTCTCGTATTCGTTCACACGGTCGTCGCAGCGAAGCCCCGTCACCGAATCTATGGAACAGTGGCAGTGGAATGCAAGGGCGGCCTACGGTCTCACATTCAGCGACCGGAACTTCATTTCTCCCTTCGCGCCATTCGGGGATTTCTTCCTGACGAAGAGCTGGAAAGACCTCAAGATCTATTTCTCGCCGCGCAATTTCAACGTGTCTGCGTCCTTTGCGCGGGGACAGACGAAGGAGCAGGCGCGGGACCAGACTATCGCCAAACCAACAGTCCGGAACTTCGCCGCGGGCCGGTCAATGTCCTTCACGTGGCAGTTTACCGATGGGGGGCTGCTCAACCTGGGGACTGAATATTCCCTTGATGTCCAGAGCACGCTGCTGAACTTCGAGACAGACGATTTCGGCCGCCAGCGGTCATTCTCGCAGATCATGTCTGAGATGTTTGGCAAGTCCAAGCTCATCGATTTTGGAAATGATCTGAACTACGGACAGTCCATCAATATCAATCCGAGGATTCTGATTCCTCCCATCCTCATGCTGGACCGGATATTCTCTGTCTCGACACGCTATTCCGCGCGCTATGACTGGGTGAACAACCTTCAGGCAGGCAGCCTCGGGAAAGGCGCCGGTGCTGCAGGCAACGCAAGCCTGAACTTCGACGTCAATATGAAGGTTATCGGCGAGCAAATCTGGTCGCAGCAGCAGGGTGCGCCGGAAGCCGCAACCGACACGGGAAAAGGGAAGAGCGCATTCAATCTGGCGAAGACGCTGGATCGTGCGTCGCGGGTCCTTTTCAAGACCACGATTTTCGATTTCGAAAAACTGAGCATGGCTTTCACGCAGCAAACGAGGACGCAGAACAGCGGCGTGATCGGCAGACCCGGATTCGCGAACATGTTCGGCCGCATCCCGTTTGTTGAGAGCTCACTCCCGGAGAATGGCCCATCGTTGATGTATCAGCTCGGGCTTTCCTCTGATCCTCACGGCGAGGTGATCGTCAAGGGCACCAACAAGTTCCCATTCATCGGCGGCTATACGATTCCAGGCATCCGTGCTCCGAACGGCAATCTTGTGGATCAGTATTCTCAGGCCAACAACTTAACCATGAGGACGAATCGTCCCTTGTGGGAAGGGGCGAGTATTGAGCTGAACTGGAACCTCAACTGGAACTACAACGTCAACAAAACGATCCAGTCGGACAGTCTCGGGTTCACGACGGTGAACAGCAAGGTCGTCAGCGGCGATG
This region includes:
- a CDS encoding PAS domain S-box protein, with translation MDYLAGARILLLIALISAFVLLARRLSRALLPSFVLIAIGFVLLLLDLVLRPTMEGGLFLGASGLPNSAALVLFYLAKIAGLVVLLFGLYGVHRVMVAVSAPEEIQRQQRVISVALAESEKRYRQFFEEDLSGNFIADRQGKILACNPSFASMFGYVSVLEVMNSEGTNFYESPRAFENFTELLREHRQLKHFQMIMRRKDESRIYVVASITGEFDDENDLVQIQGFVLDETDRVMIEQTLRNSVEQFRQVFEEGPVGMMLVKLDGEILKVNKAFCAMVGYSEPELRRITFDGITHHEDVGKDVERIQLLAKAEIANYRTEKRFLTQKGDVIWGLLTVSVVREADGTPLYAVRIIEDITARKRGEEELEQSLSVLRATLESSTDGILVVDETGRVVNYNRKFVEMWKIPQRIMLERDENITIASMLEQVEDYRDFQETLRAVYAQPEMESFDILGLKDGRIVERYSKPQKIGGKTVGRVWSFRDVTQRLRSEEERRTSEEKYRALFEESKDVVFISTPDGKFLDINPAGVELFGYSSKEELLEVDIAHDVYIDSEARMRAGELLAEQGYLKEHLTQARTKDGRKLMVLETTTAVRDLSGNVIAYRGILRDVTEQHRLEEQLRQVQRMESVGTLAGGIAHDFNNILSIAIGYLARFEKQGTDPASQAHTVDSIRKALARGTGLVQQLLTFARKTSGVQEAVRVNELVQELTVLVTEAFPSSIRFDVTLGANVPLLLADPGQLQQAMMNLCINARDAMIDGPVGKKAGGTLTIETARAQGSGLTGRFPAAVEKEYVLIRVQDTGVGMDEATKGRMFEPFFTTKPPGKGTGLGLSVVYGVVDGHRGFIDVETEPGTGTSISLYFPVVPVEEHVSSEDLYQEPVQGSGETVLLVEDEEMLLDLLQALLEENGYRVLTAKDGMEAVDVYTAHGNEISIVLSDMGLPKLGGWEAFRRMKVMNPQIRCILASGYFDPDLRMDMIKEGAIDFVQKPYVPNIILARIYDAIHDGNGSPPQK
- the sprA gene encoding cell surface protein SprA; translated protein: MGGAAALILALFSLASSLIPETNSFAAPLAALPREKAEVLAASPGSSPVLQDTTRRRPAGTMSRRARALEKRSQSVDTTDVTKSAARILEAIKALPRDSSARLAFQHVRRDEQVVNLLSRPSHALYLPDPMIIRTQQTLDSTRLEYRVRRLYGTMDTRIPQTFTLDEYRELRLRQTIRKNWEAKAHAYELETDKKKGLGDLFGSVTNIEIPVPKNPIFSIFGPNIIRIQINGAVDIHGAFRNTASDLFLNNPLAQSRSEPDFSQEVQVNVKGQIGDKLTLDADWNTQRQFEYENQLKVHYKGYDDDIIQSVEAGNVSLTTNSSFISSSSALFGIKAGFQIGPLKLTTVASQKKGQIKALSVSGGGKPTPFERRATDYSTDYYFIDTSYIAWFDSAYINIPPVVNLRKEIRDLEVWVTRIGNEDPNERDVVAFMDQNQVLTKQGDPAARRQEYDMVPGEVEVGRFIRLDPNSDYTYHQYAGYITLNRSLQTEQAIAVAYALPDPTNPQKSVSVGNFGSRDTAKTSKLVMKLVRPQKLGPQYKTAWRMMMKNVYPLGGRGIKKEGFELKLVYEVPGKEPQDNILGLFNLLEVFGLDRYGEQPGSPPDGKFDYAPLLTINESRGELIFPRAEPFLDGVRKFFLSKGLSVAQADSFAFREVYDTTFNGASNSQRNKFLIRGSTSSSMASTYQIGFNTVEGSVKVVVNGNQAVLNTDYSVDYISGQVTIKNQALLVPGANLQIQYEANDLLQLASKSLLGARGELNLGKNSSFGFTVMNLSQQSLSDKIRLGEEPISNTILGLDGGTTFDLDFLTRAVNWLPGVQTNAVSNISVKGEAAYMSPNPNTRTSPISTDHGASVAYIDDFEGSRKTIPLATQYGAWRDASVPEFISTLDTPLKLTSQAKMEYKAKLVWYTVQPSDVSATQIWPNKSVRAGQDQVTVLNLWYRPNERAAYNYSMDLDTKLRANHQKTWAGIQRLLGSTATNLLDENINFIELWVHLNKVQSTVKLNIDLGLISEDVIPNNRLDTEDGLDGGIKNGILRPGEDIGIDGYSNDQEKIQYHDFITRYPEYAEDPSGDDWVRPNPQSLDPNDYRGINGTENNAQSDVGRFPDSEDLNRNNNVDRTNSYFEYELSLDTLSNDFRQFVTGGNNGWYQVRIPLNGFKRSIGDPSFGTVEAMRVWLTGAQDETLIRIAEFNLVGNQWEELVKNDSTFRVSVVNIEDNPNYVSPSSLPRQRDPNQPDQVILLNEQSLNLIVNGLKDGESRQSIKRFPTRPLDLFSYRAMQMFVHGDERPGTRIHYNDTTNYDLELFLRFGSDSLNYYEYRAPIHAGWDLNDVNISFAEITAIKQFGRDSLTTLSPRIPVPGGPPGATYQVRGLPTLTNIRQIVVGVQNPSFKGPSVVTTEVWVNELRLTDVDNTPGWAYRFDSSVKIADIANVTFNMTQRDANFHSLEDRFGTRNQDRNWAIAASVAFERFLPQSWAGTGLSFSYSRSEQLQNPKYMPGTDILVDQASQVVADAERAKGTPDAIVQGKADSVRLRTQTLSVSETFALPNIKLNVPVNSWLVTETINKLSLSYSFTRSSQRSPVTESMEQWQWNARAAYGLTFSDRNFISPFAPFGDFFLTKSWKDLKIYFSPRNFNVSASFARGQTKEQARDQTIAKPTVRNFAAGRSMSFTWQFTDGGLLNLGTEYSLDVQSTLLNFETDDFGRQRSFSQIMSEMFGKSKLIDFGNDLNYGQSININPRILIPPILMLDRIFSVSTRYSARYDWVNNLQAGSLGKGAGAAGNASLNFDVNMKVIGEQIWSQQQGAPEAATDTGKGKSAFNLAKTLDRASRVLFKTTIFDFEKLSMAFTQQTRTQNSGVIGRPGFANMFGRIPFVESSLPENGPSLMYQLGLSSDPHGEVIVKGTNKFPFIGGYTIPGIRAPNGNLVDQYSQANNLTMRTNRPLWEGASIELNWNLNWNYNVNKTIQSDSLGFTTVNSKVVSGDVSRSYLSFPSILFFKFLNTSIEQVQKQYVLARDNPSDVRSSDAKISEAFEKGLEALPFAQKFLGNLVPRPNWTIRWDGLEKLPLFNLITTRIAFDHSYTSGYKMRWRIDPTGNQITESQGVSYGFAPLVGFNVTFKQILKGNFTANFRYGTSTNYDLTPAAQNIVQSDIIDMTITGGFSRSGFEIPFFGLALSNDIEVSFSYSNSKNARRVYDLNSDNFKPEGTPLEGSSRTILEPRIRYILSARVTASVYYKYTKLKPDEGGSRIPGSTTNEGGLDVRISIQP